A single Pseudoxanthomonas sp. DNA region contains:
- a CDS encoding SDR family oxidoreductase, translating to MSNVLIVGGTGLVGGMTARLLARSGHHVRCMVRNGTDDSSLRRDGLETVRGDITRRETLPPALDGMHAVITTAYGYARRRKGDTLGSVDDVGNRQLIDAANAAQIRRFIFTSILTADQAISVPHFHQKALTERYLEASGMPFVSLRPGGFLDALLNMSLNDLNRGRFRAMADVDAPASTILSEDVARALALAVDTPGIDGLRIDLGMSQPVTLRLIVEELSTLVGREISLSEVPRPMRSFMFRIMGLFKPFLRDVGASMDYVSSGRYIADTSLQARFFGPLPSLRESLGRWASSAGLLTESM from the coding sequence ATGAGTAACGTTCTTATAGTCGGTGGCACGGGTCTTGTTGGCGGAATGACGGCGCGCTTGCTCGCGCGCTCGGGGCACCATGTGCGATGCATGGTTCGGAATGGGACTGACGACAGTTCTCTTCGCCGCGATGGTCTTGAAACAGTGCGAGGCGACATTACTCGCAGGGAGACATTACCGCCTGCGCTGGATGGGATGCACGCGGTCATCACCACCGCTTACGGGTATGCCCGCAGAAGGAAGGGAGACACGCTGGGCAGCGTAGATGATGTTGGCAACAGGCAACTGATCGACGCGGCGAATGCTGCGCAAATCCGTCGTTTCATTTTCACTAGCATCCTCACTGCAGACCAAGCGATATCAGTGCCCCACTTCCATCAGAAGGCCTTGACCGAGAGGTACCTTGAAGCCAGCGGTATGCCATTCGTTTCCTTGCGCCCGGGTGGCTTCTTGGATGCCCTGCTGAACATGAGCCTCAATGACCTAAATCGTGGTCGATTCCGTGCGATGGCCGACGTGGACGCACCTGCGTCAACCATTCTTTCCGAGGACGTGGCCCGGGCGCTGGCGCTCGCAGTCGATACGCCTGGCATAGATGGTCTTCGTATCGATCTGGGAATGAGCCAGCCTGTGACGCTCCGGCTGATCGTCGAAGAATTGTCGACGCTGGTCGGCCGCGAAATAAGCCTTTCAGAGGTGCCTCGCCCCATGCGTTCATTTATGTTCCGCATCATGGGCCTATTCAAGCCATTCCTTCGCGACGTCGGTGCTTCAATGGACTATGTCTCATCGGGCCGCTACATTGCAGACACCTCATTGCAAGCGAGGTTTTTCGGCCCCTTGCCGTCGTTGCGTGAATCGCTCGGGCGCTGGGCCAGCTCTGCAGGGCTTCTGACGGAGTCCATGTAA
- a CDS encoding MarR family winged helix-turn-helix transcriptional regulator — translation MKKEHRGQASVVEGIGLVQRLAAFGPAYTRWIGRNLPTDGISAPRLRLLAALHEQGSMSIRALTQTLNVSAQNVSVMVDGLEAQRLVQRRDDPDDRRVVLVELTKQGRIVVSDGMDTHQAAAASLFSVLSPSERAVFAVILDKLIEELRSRGT, via the coding sequence ATGAAGAAAGAACACCGTGGACAGGCATCCGTTGTTGAGGGCATTGGGCTAGTGCAACGCTTGGCAGCGTTCGGGCCTGCGTACACGCGCTGGATTGGACGGAACTTGCCAACGGACGGGATCTCCGCGCCCCGGCTCAGGTTGTTGGCGGCACTGCACGAGCAGGGTTCGATGTCCATCCGGGCGCTGACCCAGACTCTGAATGTCAGTGCCCAGAATGTGTCGGTCATGGTGGATGGCCTAGAAGCCCAGCGATTGGTGCAGCGCCGAGACGATCCTGATGACCGGCGTGTAGTCTTGGTCGAACTTACGAAGCAAGGCCGAATCGTAGTGAGCGATGGCATGGACACCCATCAAGCTGCAGCCGCAAGCTTGTTCTCAGTCCTCTCGCCATCCGAACGGGCCGTTTTCGCCGTGATCTTGGACAAGCTCATAGAAGAGCTACGGAGCCGCGGCACATAA
- a CDS encoding TonB-dependent receptor — protein sequence MQFKRNLLSAALASAIALTATGVQAQTAQTATDQTPATDATELDTVVVTGIRRGIESAISVKRDSTSIVEAISAEDIGKLPDVSIAESLARLPGLAAQRVAGRAQVISVRGLSPDFSTTLLNGREMVSTGDNRSVEFDQYPSELVSGVTVYKTPDAGLVGQGLSGTVDMQTVRPLSFDAPVGAIGVRGQRNSLGAAADASAYGERINASYITQNEARTFGFSIGYSHSTTPVQENQVGLYEPWKTDARPGLPAGTFATDGMKALRRTGETKRDGVMATLQFRPSNAWTSTLDLFYSEAEQENTANQWEVNTQYNGNFPCNPDCVYSNVSLRNGSFAGGTLTGVYPLVRGMYNYREDEIQAFGWNNEFNVGSVRLTADVSWSMTSRDEINLENNTQLLPNPQLDTIELAIRRGSFSQMAPGLDYSDASRLFLANTIYGSGYGKTPKVEDELRGVKLAASFPLPEAMGWFTDLDLGLNYADREKTKRQPEGNINLGAQGVSAIAPDLQYGLVDLSFAGIGYIPSWNVPAAVARYMTFNPVDDLSYLIPKAWDVNEKISTGFARANIDTEWGSVPVRGNIGFQVQHVDQSSTSRYWDGTRPAGQNVQPITRGKTYTDVLPSLNLAFSLPADQTLRVGLAEQVARPRVDELRASLEFGVNTATGEPGGGGGNPELDPWRAYAFDVSWEKYFGTKAYVAAAFFYKDLRTYIYTEARDGYDFSDLLTDYVPGPGEPPTQSIGRFTAPYNGTGGSLKGLELTASLPLDLFSDALQGFGVIASAGFNDSDITIPPPPNAQSSVGSQNIMLPGLSERVYNFTAYYERNGFEARVSQRRRSDFIGEIGNFDGDRSLRYVVGENITDAQISYSFPEGHALGGLSILLQASNLTDEAYQTYAGTKDRPLEYIEWGRTYLLGVNYKF from the coding sequence ATGCAATTCAAGCGCAACCTGCTGAGCGCGGCGTTGGCGTCCGCCATCGCGCTCACCGCGACCGGTGTACAGGCCCAGACCGCCCAGACCGCCACCGACCAGACGCCCGCGACCGACGCGACCGAACTCGACACCGTCGTCGTCACCGGCATCCGCCGCGGCATCGAGAGTGCGATTTCGGTCAAGCGCGATTCCACCTCCATCGTCGAAGCGATCTCCGCCGAAGACATCGGCAAGCTGCCCGACGTGAGCATCGCCGAGTCGCTGGCGCGCCTGCCCGGTCTGGCCGCGCAGCGCGTCGCCGGTCGCGCGCAGGTGATCAGCGTGCGCGGCCTGTCGCCCGACTTCTCCACCACGCTGCTCAACGGCCGCGAGATGGTCAGCACCGGCGACAACCGCAGCGTCGAGTTCGACCAGTATCCGTCCGAGCTGGTCAGCGGCGTGACCGTGTACAAGACGCCCGACGCCGGCCTGGTCGGCCAGGGCCTGTCCGGCACGGTCGACATGCAGACCGTGCGTCCGCTGAGCTTCGACGCGCCGGTCGGTGCGATCGGCGTGCGCGGCCAGCGCAACTCGCTGGGCGCCGCCGCCGATGCCTCGGCCTACGGCGAGCGCATCAACGCCAGCTACATCACCCAGAACGAAGCGCGCACCTTCGGCTTCTCGATCGGCTATTCGCACTCGACCACGCCGGTGCAGGAAAACCAGGTGGGCCTGTACGAGCCGTGGAAGACCGACGCCCGCCCGGGCCTGCCCGCCGGCACGTTCGCCACCGACGGCATGAAGGCCCTGCGCCGCACCGGCGAGACCAAGCGTGACGGCGTGATGGCCACGCTGCAGTTCCGCCCGTCCAATGCCTGGACCAGCACGCTGGACCTGTTCTACTCCGAGGCCGAGCAGGAGAACACGGCCAACCAGTGGGAAGTCAACACGCAGTACAACGGCAACTTCCCGTGCAACCCGGACTGCGTCTACAGCAACGTGTCGCTGCGCAACGGTTCGTTCGCCGGCGGCACGCTGACCGGCGTCTACCCGCTGGTGCGCGGCATGTACAACTACCGCGAGGACGAGATCCAGGCGTTCGGCTGGAACAACGAGTTCAACGTCGGCTCGGTACGCCTCACCGCCGACGTCAGCTGGTCCATGACCTCGCGCGACGAGATCAATCTAGAGAACAACACGCAGTTGCTGCCCAACCCGCAGCTCGACACCATCGAGCTGGCGATCCGCCGCGGCAGCTTCTCGCAGATGGCGCCGGGGCTGGATTACTCGGACGCCTCGCGCCTGTTCCTGGCCAACACCATCTACGGTTCCGGCTACGGCAAGACGCCGAAGGTGGAGGACGAACTGCGCGGCGTGAAGCTGGCGGCCTCGTTCCCGCTGCCCGAAGCGATGGGCTGGTTCACCGATCTGGACCTGGGCCTGAACTACGCCGACCGCGAGAAGACCAAGCGCCAGCCGGAGGGCAACATCAACCTCGGCGCGCAGGGTGTCAGCGCGATCGCGCCCGACCTGCAGTACGGCCTGGTGGACCTGAGCTTCGCCGGCATCGGCTACATCCCGTCGTGGAACGTGCCGGCGGCGGTCGCCCGCTACATGACCTTCAATCCGGTCGACGACCTGTCCTACCTGATTCCGAAGGCGTGGGACGTCAACGAGAAGATCTCGACCGGCTTCGCGCGCGCCAACATCGACACCGAATGGGGCTCGGTGCCGGTGCGCGGCAACATCGGCTTCCAGGTCCAGCACGTGGACCAGTCTTCGACCTCGCGTTACTGGGACGGCACGCGTCCGGCCGGCCAGAACGTCCAGCCGATCACCCGCGGCAAGACCTACACCGACGTGCTGCCGAGCCTGAACCTGGCGTTCTCGCTGCCGGCGGACCAGACGCTGCGCGTGGGCCTGGCCGAGCAGGTCGCCCGTCCGCGCGTGGACGAACTGCGCGCCTCGCTGGAGTTCGGCGTCAACACGGCCACCGGCGAGCCCGGTGGCGGTGGCGGCAATCCGGAACTGGATCCGTGGCGGGCCTATGCGTTCGACGTGTCGTGGGAGAAGTACTTCGGCACCAAGGCGTACGTGGCGGCGGCGTTCTTCTACAAGGACCTGCGCACCTACATCTACACCGAGGCGCGCGACGGCTACGACTTCAGCGACCTGCTGACCGACTACGTGCCCGGACCGGGCGAGCCGCCGACCCAGAGCATCGGCCGTTTCACCGCGCCGTACAACGGCACGGGTGGTTCGCTGAAGGGTCTGGAGCTGACCGCTTCGCTGCCGCTGGACCTGTTCAGCGATGCGCTGCAGGGCTTCGGCGTGATCGCCAGCGCCGGCTTCAACGACAGCGACATCACCATCCCGCCGCCGCCGAACGCGCAGAGCAGCGTGGGCAGCCAGAACATCATGCTGCCGGGTCTGTCCGAGCGTGTGTACAACTTCACGGCGTACTACGAGCGCAACGGGTTCGAGGCGCGCGTCAGCCAGCGTCGCCGTTCGGACTTCATCGGCGAGATCGGCAACTTCGACGGCGACCGTTCGCTGCGCTACGTGGTCGGCGAGAACATCACCGACGCGCAGATCAGCTACTCGTTCCCGGAAGGTCACGCGCTGGGCGGCCTGAGCATCCTGCTGCAGGCCAGCAACCTGACCGACGAGGCGTACCAGACCTATGCCGGCACCAAGGACCGTCCGCTCGAGTACATCGAGTGGGGCCGCACCTACCTGCTGGGCGTCAACTACAAGTTCTGA
- a CDS encoding alpha/beta hydrolase codes for MWWSNAAARAFGVLLMAAALCARVHASGLHHERLPAAALSADGIAFTVHLPDGYDPARAVGYPVLYVNDGQDRDAVRLDATARALVASGRIVPIIVVSIAMPPDRMAAYGLSDRARGASVPGDSRAGPVGTQAHAYAEWIAQVLVPHIDRTYRTQDGPSGRTLLGWSLGGLQAFNMGWRYPDRFGRIGAFSPSLWLPADRSSPQAAGRTRIAHRWVDADAPPAGVRWWLSVGTHEETDDRDGDGINDALDDVMELALGGDAEGVAAMPLRGLAQHRLSIAVDPAVPSSADADVVVWRLQDGRHTQEDWARMLPALLSWAFATGRQDPPR; via the coding sequence ATGTGGTGGAGTAACGCGGCAGCGAGGGCGTTCGGCGTGCTGCTGATGGCCGCCGCGCTCTGCGCGCGCGTCCACGCATCCGGGCTGCACCACGAACGCCTGCCCGCCGCCGCGCTATCCGCCGATGGCATCGCCTTCACCGTGCATCTGCCCGACGGTTACGACCCGGCCCGCGCCGTCGGCTATCCCGTGCTGTACGTGAACGATGGGCAGGACCGCGACGCCGTGCGGCTGGATGCGACCGCGCGCGCCCTGGTGGCGAGCGGACGCATCGTGCCGATCATCGTCGTGAGTATCGCCATGCCGCCCGATCGCATGGCGGCCTACGGCCTGTCCGATCGTGCGCGCGGCGCCAGCGTGCCGGGCGATTCCCGCGCCGGGCCGGTAGGCACGCAGGCGCACGCTTACGCCGAATGGATCGCGCAGGTGCTGGTGCCGCATATCGATCGCACCTATCGCACGCAGGACGGACCGTCGGGCCGCACCCTGCTGGGCTGGTCGCTCGGCGGACTGCAGGCCTTCAACATGGGGTGGCGGTACCCGGATCGCTTCGGCCGCATCGGTGCCTTTTCGCCATCGCTGTGGTTGCCCGCGGATCGGAGCAGCCCGCAGGCGGCCGGCCGCACGCGCATCGCGCACCGCTGGGTGGATGCCGACGCGCCGCCGGCCGGCGTGCGCTGGTGGCTCTCGGTGGGCACGCACGAGGAGACCGACGACCGCGATGGCGACGGCATCAACGATGCCCTGGACGATGTGATGGAACTGGCGCTGGGCGGCGATGCGGAAGGCGTCGCCGCCATGCCCCTGCGTGGCCTGGCGCAGCACCGCCTGAGCATCGCGGTCGATCCGGCCGTTCCTTCGTCTGCGGACGCGGACGTCGTGGTCTGGCGGCTGCAGGATGGACGGCACACGCAGGAGGATTGGGCGCGCATGTTGCCGGCGCTCCTGTCGTGGGCATTCGCGACCGGCCGTCAGGACCCTCCGCGCTGA
- a CDS encoding alpha-1,6-glucosidase domain-containing protein — protein sequence MNGASRRRWLAVGVLAAAAWPWAAVAGDTDAHRHAACDAPDTAMRLQASAAAAGDDHASAYWLDARTVRWPGKPADGRYRLHYAEHATLVAARGRPVAGGDAHLTLSRADALPPALAERFRFVPAGVDLAVADAQADRIPRWLRGQLLLVQEDAAGRVLDSTALQSPGALDDRYAVATALPDLGARVADGATAFRLWAPTARTVAVCVYASGDSPALAMHEMVRDDATGAWSWRTQDDLSGRYYTYLVDVYVRGLGFVRNRVTDPYSISLTTDSRRSYIADLDAPALKPAGWDDAPRPERVRTQTDMAVYELHVRDFSIGDASVPAAHRGTYLAFTDSGSDGMRHLRALSDAGMTDVHLLPVFDIATIPEAGCVTPDVPDAPPDSEAQQAAVMAVAARDCFNWGYDPFHFNAPEGSYASDAVDGARRIVEFRRMVMALNAIGLRVGMDVVYNHTTTSGQAASSVLDRIVPGYYHRLDGTGAVEQSTCCENTATEHAMMARLMIDSAELWARHYRIASFRFDLMGHQPRAAMEALKRRVEAATGREVQLIGEGWNFGEVADGARFVQASQRSLNGSGIGTFSDRTRDALRGGGPTDSGEALVKEQGWLNGLVYAPNAMADPARPREDLLKAADLVRVGLAGTLRDFPLETWDGRSRMLSDIDYKGQPAGYASQPGEAVNYAENHDNQTLFDINVFKLPRDTPAADRARVQVLGMAVTAFSQGVAYFHAGIETLRSKSLDRNSYDSGDWFNRLDWRGRDNFFGTGLPPATDNAANWPLMRPLLADPAIKPGPADIAFARTAFLDLLRIRASSPLFRLDDAQEVRQRLRFPNSGTGQNPMVVVGHLDGSGRADAGFRELLYFINVSTDAQRLVLPEHAGKRWTLHPVHRSPQAADDRPRRHGRYQAGSGLFTVPARTAMVYVVE from the coding sequence ATGAACGGAGCATCGCGGAGACGATGGCTGGCGGTCGGCGTGCTGGCGGCGGCCGCCTGGCCGTGGGCAGCGGTTGCCGGCGATACGGACGCGCATCGCCATGCGGCCTGCGACGCGCCGGACACCGCCATGCGCCTGCAGGCGAGCGCCGCAGCGGCGGGCGACGACCACGCATCCGCCTACTGGCTGGACGCACGTACCGTGCGCTGGCCGGGCAAGCCGGCCGACGGCCGCTATCGGCTGCATTACGCCGAACACGCCACGCTGGTCGCCGCACGCGGCCGCCCGGTGGCCGGTGGCGACGCCCACCTGACCCTGTCGCGTGCGGATGCACTGCCGCCGGCGCTGGCCGAGCGCTTCCGCTTCGTGCCGGCGGGCGTGGACCTCGCCGTCGCTGACGCGCAGGCAGACCGGATTCCGCGCTGGCTGCGCGGACAGCTGCTGCTGGTCCAGGAAGACGCCGCCGGTCGCGTCCTCGACAGTACGGCCCTGCAATCGCCGGGCGCGCTGGACGACCGGTACGCCGTCGCGACCGCGCTGCCCGACCTGGGCGCGCGGGTCGCCGATGGCGCAACCGCCTTCCGCCTCTGGGCGCCGACGGCGCGCACGGTGGCGGTCTGCGTGTACGCGAGCGGCGACTCGCCGGCGCTGGCGATGCACGAAATGGTGCGCGACGACGCCACCGGCGCCTGGTCGTGGCGCACGCAGGACGACCTGTCGGGCCGCTACTACACCTATCTCGTCGATGTGTACGTGCGCGGACTGGGCTTCGTGCGCAACCGGGTGACCGATCCGTATTCGATCAGCCTGACCACCGACTCCCGGCGCAGCTACATAGCCGACCTGGACGCACCCGCACTGAAGCCGGCAGGCTGGGACGACGCGCCGCGCCCTGAGCGCGTGCGCACGCAGACCGATATGGCGGTCTACGAACTGCATGTGCGCGACTTCTCCATCGGCGATGCCAGCGTGCCCGCCGCGCATCGGGGCACCTATCTGGCGTTTACCGACAGCGGCTCCGACGGCATGCGCCACCTGCGCGCACTGTCCGATGCCGGCATGACGGACGTGCACCTGCTGCCGGTGTTCGACATCGCCACCATCCCCGAGGCCGGCTGCGTGACGCCGGACGTTCCCGATGCGCCGCCGGACAGCGAAGCCCAGCAGGCGGCGGTGATGGCGGTCGCCGCGCGCGACTGTTTCAACTGGGGCTACGACCCCTTCCACTTCAATGCCCCGGAAGGCAGCTACGCCAGCGATGCGGTCGACGGTGCGCGCCGCATCGTCGAGTTCCGGCGCATGGTGATGGCGTTGAACGCGATCGGCCTGCGCGTGGGCATGGACGTGGTCTACAACCACACCACCACCTCCGGGCAGGCGGCCAGTTCGGTGCTGGACCGCATCGTGCCCGGCTACTACCACCGCCTGGACGGCACGGGCGCGGTGGAGCAGTCCACCTGCTGCGAGAACACCGCCACCGAGCACGCCATGATGGCCAGGCTGATGATCGATTCGGCCGAGCTGTGGGCGCGGCATTACCGGATCGCGTCCTTCCGCTTCGACCTGATGGGGCACCAGCCGCGCGCGGCGATGGAAGCCCTGAAGCGCCGTGTCGAGGCCGCCACCGGTCGCGAGGTGCAGCTGATCGGCGAGGGCTGGAACTTCGGCGAGGTCGCCGACGGCGCCCGGTTCGTGCAGGCCTCGCAGCGGTCGTTGAACGGGTCCGGCATCGGCACCTTCAGCGACCGCACGCGGGACGCACTGCGGGGCGGTGGACCGACCGACAGCGGCGAGGCGCTGGTGAAGGAGCAGGGCTGGCTCAATGGACTGGTGTACGCGCCCAATGCGATGGCCGACCCGGCGCGTCCCCGCGAGGACCTGCTGAAGGCGGCGGACCTGGTGCGCGTGGGCCTGGCCGGTACGCTGCGCGACTTTCCGCTGGAGACGTGGGACGGCCGCAGCAGGATGCTGAGCGACATCGACTACAAGGGCCAGCCGGCCGGCTACGCCAGCCAGCCCGGCGAGGCGGTGAACTACGCCGAGAACCACGACAACCAGACCCTGTTCGACATCAACGTGTTCAAGCTGCCGCGCGACACCCCGGCCGCCGACCGCGCACGCGTGCAGGTGCTGGGCATGGCGGTGACCGCGTTCAGCCAGGGCGTGGCGTATTTCCACGCGGGCATCGAGACGCTGCGCTCCAAGTCGCTGGACCGCAACAGCTACGATTCCGGCGACTGGTTCAACCGCCTGGACTGGCGCGGCCGCGACAACTTCTTCGGTACGGGATTGCCGCCGGCCACCGACAACGCGGCCAACTGGCCGCTGATGCGACCGCTGCTGGCCGACCCTGCGATCAAGCCCGGCCCCGCGGACATCGCGTTCGCGCGCACCGCGTTCCTCGACCTGCTGCGCATCCGTGCCAGCTCGCCGCTGTTCCGTCTCGACGACGCGCAGGAGGTGCGGCAGCGCCTGCGTTTCCCGAACAGCGGGACAGGGCAGAACCCGATGGTGGTGGTGGGCCATCTGGACGGCAGCGGACGGGCCGATGCGGGCTTCCGCGAACTCCTCTATTTCATCAATGTGTCGACTGACGCGCAGCGCCTGGTCCTGCCCGAACATGCCGGCAAGCGCTGGACGCTGCATCCCGTACACCGTTCCCCGCAAGCCGCCGACGATCGCCCGCGCCGGCACGGGCGCTACCAGGCGGGCAGTGGGCTGTTCACCGTGCCGGCGCGCACGGCCATGGTGTATGTGGTGGAGTAA
- a CDS encoding alpha-glucosidase family protein: MTKNNWWRGAVIYQIYPRSFLDTNGDGVGDLPGIVEKLDYIAGLGVDAIWISPFFKSPMADFGYDIADYRDVDPLFGTLEDFDRLLAKAHALGVKVMIDQVLSHCSAEHAWFKESRESRDNAKADWYVWADPKEDGTPPNNWMSLFGGVAWRWEPRREQYYLHNFLASQPDLNFHNPAVQQATLDNVQFWLDRGVDGLRLDAINFCFHDAQLRDNPPKPKDQRVGRGFSPDNPYAYQYHYYNNTQPENLPFLERLRALLDRYPDAAALGEISSEDSLATTAEYVTDQRLHMGYSFELLTDDGSAAYIRGTVERLEAAMAEGWPCWAVSNHDVQRAVTRWGNGDASPALAAQLVALVCSLRGSVCLYQGEELGLPEADVPYEALQDPYGKTFWPNFKGRDGCRTPIPWSDGEQAGFSEGQPWLPIPADHRAINVAAQQDDPTSVLNRVRGFLAWRRSQPALRRGGIRFLEAPEPVLAFVREGDGQRLLVVFNLSPQDVDWRLPSGLVVHAVDGHGLLQGALAGDRLSLPPRGVFYARID; the protein is encoded by the coding sequence ATGACGAAGAACAACTGGTGGCGCGGCGCGGTGATCTACCAGATCTACCCCCGCAGCTTCCTGGACACCAACGGGGACGGCGTCGGCGACCTGCCGGGCATCGTCGAGAAGCTCGACTACATCGCCGGCCTGGGCGTGGATGCCATCTGGATCTCGCCGTTCTTCAAGTCGCCGATGGCCGACTTCGGCTACGACATCGCCGACTACCGCGACGTCGATCCGCTGTTCGGCACGCTGGAGGACTTCGACCGCCTGCTGGCCAAGGCGCACGCGCTGGGCGTCAAGGTGATGATCGACCAGGTGCTGAGCCACTGCTCGGCCGAGCATGCGTGGTTCAAGGAGAGCCGCGAGAGCCGCGACAACGCGAAGGCCGACTGGTACGTGTGGGCCGATCCGAAGGAAGACGGCACGCCGCCCAACAACTGGATGTCGCTGTTCGGCGGCGTCGCTTGGCGCTGGGAGCCGCGCCGGGAGCAGTACTACCTGCACAACTTCCTGGCCAGCCAGCCCGACCTGAACTTCCACAACCCGGCGGTGCAGCAGGCCACGCTGGACAACGTGCAGTTCTGGCTGGACCGGGGCGTCGACGGCCTGCGCCTGGACGCCATCAACTTCTGTTTCCACGACGCGCAGCTGCGCGACAACCCGCCCAAGCCGAAGGACCAGCGCGTGGGGCGCGGCTTCAGTCCCGACAATCCCTACGCCTACCAGTACCACTACTACAACAACACGCAGCCGGAGAACCTGCCGTTCCTGGAGCGGTTGCGTGCGTTGCTGGACCGGTATCCGGACGCGGCCGCGCTGGGCGAGATCTCCTCCGAGGACTCGCTGGCGACCACCGCCGAGTACGTCACCGACCAGCGCCTGCACATGGGCTACAGCTTCGAGCTGCTGACCGACGACGGCAGCGCGGCCTACATCCGCGGCACGGTCGAGCGGCTGGAAGCGGCGATGGCCGAAGGCTGGCCGTGCTGGGCGGTGTCCAACCACGACGTGCAGCGCGCGGTGACGCGCTGGGGCAATGGTGATGCCTCGCCCGCGCTGGCGGCGCAACTGGTGGCGCTGGTGTGCTCGCTTCGCGGCTCCGTCTGCCTGTACCAGGGCGAGGAACTGGGCCTGCCGGAAGCCGACGTCCCTTACGAGGCGCTGCAGGACCCCTACGGCAAGACCTTCTGGCCGAACTTCAAGGGCCGCGACGGCTGCCGCACCCCGATACCGTGGAGCGACGGTGAGCAGGCGGGCTTCAGCGAGGGGCAGCCGTGGCTGCCGATTCCCGCCGACCATCGCGCCATCAATGTCGCCGCGCAGCAGGACGATCCCACCTCCGTGCTCAATCGGGTGCGCGGCTTCCTGGCCTGGCGGCGCAGCCAGCCCGCGCTGCGCCGCGGCGGCATCCGCTTCCTGGAGGCGCCCGAGCCGGTACTGGCCTTCGTGCGCGAAGGCGACGGGCAGCGCCTGTTGGTGGTGTTCAACCTCTCGCCGCAGGACGTGGACTGGCGGCTGCCGTCCGGGCTCGTCGTGCACGCGGTCGACGGACACGGCCTGCTGCAGGGCGCGCTCGCGGGCGATCGCCTGTCGCTGCCTCCGCGCGGCGTGTTCTACGCGCGCATCGACTGA
- a CDS encoding MFS transporter codes for MTAKPRLSFWQIWNMSFGFLGIQFGFALQGGFMSRIFQTLGAEKDALPLLWIAAPLTGLLVQPVIGYFSDRTWHPWLGRRRPYFLAGAILSSIALVFMPHSPTLWIAAGLLWVLDASINISMEPFRALVADKLPEEQRSYGFVLQTLIIGIGTWVASNLPWFVTQLGVPNEAGPGVVPPSVKIAFAIGAFVFMASILVTVLTTREYPPEDLERFKAEKRAQGNVVSEIFHHVVHMPAQMRRLGVVQFFSWLAFFAMWSMATPGLTEHVFKAAAPDPAAFDMAVPAQAAAFQSANAAFQDAADLVGSYMGYYGLSSMLVALLLSFYAARLPLNRKAVHAGSLVLGGLGFLSMWFVPQPSWLIGSFALVGVAWASILSMPYALLSSHVPAEKMGIYMGIFNMFIVVPQIVAATVLGPALRGLFDNQAIFALVISGASLLIAALSLAGVRETRDAPSSIQPQVH; via the coding sequence ATGACCGCCAAGCCCCGCCTGTCCTTCTGGCAGATATGGAACATGTCGTTCGGCTTCCTCGGCATCCAGTTCGGATTCGCGCTGCAGGGCGGCTTCATGTCGAGGATCTTCCAGACGCTCGGCGCGGAGAAGGACGCCCTGCCCCTGCTGTGGATCGCCGCGCCACTGACCGGCCTGCTGGTGCAACCGGTGATCGGCTACTTCAGCGACCGTACCTGGCATCCGTGGCTGGGCCGTCGCCGCCCTTACTTCCTGGCCGGCGCGATCCTCAGTTCGATCGCGCTGGTCTTCATGCCGCACTCGCCGACGTTGTGGATCGCCGCCGGCCTGCTGTGGGTGCTGGATGCCAGCATCAACATCAGCATGGAACCGTTCCGCGCGCTGGTGGCCGACAAACTGCCGGAGGAACAGCGCTCCTACGGCTTCGTGCTGCAGACCCTGATCATCGGCATCGGCACCTGGGTGGCCAGCAACCTGCCGTGGTTCGTCACCCAGCTCGGCGTCCCGAACGAGGCCGGTCCGGGCGTGGTGCCGCCGTCGGTGAAGATCGCCTTCGCCATCGGCGCCTTCGTGTTCATGGCCAGCATCCTGGTGACCGTGCTCACCACGCGCGAGTATCCGCCGGAGGATCTGGAACGCTTCAAGGCGGAAAAGCGCGCGCAGGGCAATGTCGTCAGCGAGATCTTCCATCATGTGGTCCACATGCCCGCCCAGATGCGCCGGCTGGGCGTGGTGCAGTTTTTCAGCTGGCTGGCGTTCTTCGCCATGTGGAGCATGGCGACGCCCGGCCTGACCGAGCACGTGTTCAAGGCAGCCGCACCAGATCCCGCCGCGTTCGACATGGCGGTGCCGGCGCAGGCAGCGGCATTCCAGTCCGCCAACGCCGCGTTCCAGGACGCGGCGGACCTGGTGGGCTCGTACATGGGCTACTACGGCCTGTCGTCGATGCTGGTGGCCCTTCTGCTCAGCTTCTATGCCGCGCGCCTGCCGTTGAACCGGAAGGCCGTGCACGCCGGCTCGCTGGTGCTGGGTGGCCTGGGCTTCCTGTCGATGTGGTTCGTGCCGCAGCCGTCGTGGCTGATCGGCTCGTTCGCGCTGGTCGGGGTGGCCTGGGCCAGCATCCTGTCGATGCCGTACGCGCTGCTGTCCAGCCATGTGCCCGCGGAGAAGATGGGCATCTACATGGGCATCTTCAACATGTTCATCGTGGTACCGCAGATCGTGGCGGCGACCGTGCTCGGCCCGGCGTTGCGGGGCCTGTTCGACAACCAGGCGATCTTCGCCCTGGTCATCAGCGGGGCAAGCCTGCTGATCGCGGCGTTGTCGCTCGCCGGCGTGCGCGAAACCCGCGATGCCCCCTCCTCCATCCAGCCGCAGGTGCACTGA